A single region of the Cryptococcus decagattii chromosome 4, complete sequence genome encodes:
- a CDS encoding 40S ribosomal protein S23, protein MGSNKPRGLQAARKLRTSRRENRWADKNYKKRALGKFYKTSPTGGSSHAKGIVLEKVGVEAKQPNSAIRKCVRVQLIKNGKKVTAFVPNDGCLNFTDENDEVLISGFGRRGKAKGDIPGVRFKVVKVAGVGLLALWKEKKEKPRS, encoded by the exons ATGGGTAGCAACAAGCCTAGGGGTCTGCAGGCCGCTCGAAAGCTCCGTACTTCTCGAAGGGAGAACCGATGGGCCGACAAGAACTACAAGAAGCGAGCTCTCGGCAAGTTCTACAAGACCTCCCCCACCGGTGGTTCTTCCCACGCCAAGGGTATCGTCTTGGAGAAG GTCGGTGTTGAGGCCAAGCAGCCCAACTCTGCTATCCGAAAGTGTGTTCGAGTTCAGCTCATCAAGAACGGCAAGAAGGTCACCGCTTTCGTTCCCAACGACGGTTGTTTGAACTTC ACCGACGAGAACGACGAGGTCCTCATCTCCGGTTTCGGTCGACGAGGAAAGGCCAAGGGTGATATTCCTGGTGTCCGATTCAAGGTCGTCAAGGTTGCTGGTGTCggtcttcttgctctctggaaggagaagaa GGAGAAGCCTAGGTCGTAA